The window AATCGCCTGTGACGCGCACACCGGCTGCGTGGTCAACGTGTCCGTCCACCCGGAGGACCGCTTCGCCGGCCAGACGGACCCCGGCAACGGCGTGGTCATCGTCGGCATCGACAACCGGAGCGTGCAGACCATCGGCCAATACCCCGTCCCGCGTGACGTGTACGCAACAGCGCTGCGGAACCTCGAGATAGACGGCGCGACGGTGGTTGCGTTCGACGTCAACTTTCCTGACCGGCGGGACCCGGCCACCGACGGCCTCTTCGCCCAGGCCCTGGCCGGCAGCGCGATCCCGGTCGTCCTCTCCTACAGCGCCCAGGACACGCTCATCGGCGACGGCAGGCTCATCCAAACGAGCCCTAACAGCGAGCCTCCGGGGATTGACGAGATCCCGTTGAAGGAATTCCGCTGCACGGACACCAACCCCGATCCTTCAGCGCCCTGCCGGCACCCGGACCCGAATGTCATCCTTGCCTCCACCGACCTCGTGCTCGATGCCGATGGTGTCGTGCGCAGGATCCCGCTGTTCGTCCAGCCTGCCTGCTTCGCCACCGGCGCCTGCGATTCGCAGGTCATCAATTCGTTCGGCGTGGCGGCCTACGGCGCGGCTTCGCTCGGGACGGATTTCAAGAGCACTTCGCTGCAGCACTCCGGTGGCTCGGCCACGTTCGGCGCGGCCTGGAGCATTCCGGTCGACCAGACCGGATCGATCTGGATCAACTTCTCGGGACCGCCCGGCAACTTCAAGAAGTACGGCCATTACATCCCGTTGGCCGACGTGGTGAACGGCACCGCCTCACCCGACGCGATCAGAGGCCGGATCGTCCTGGTGGGTTACTACCAGCTGACGGGCGTCAACGACCAGCAGCTGGTGACCACCAGCGCCGGCTCGAACGGCACGCAGCCGATGGCGGGCGTTGAGATTCACGCCAACGTGGTCCGGATGCTGCTCGGCGCCGTCCCGGCCGCGGCAGCCGGCTCGGCGTTCCTGACCCCGGAGCCGCCGATTCTCATCTTCATGACCATCCTGGGGTTGGGATTGCTGATGGCGCTGGCCGTCGCCCGGCTCTCCATCCTCTGGGGCCTTCTCGCCACCGTCGTGGCGATGGCGGTGTTCACGTCCGCGGTCGCGTACCTGGCAGCCAACCACAGCTTCGTGCCCGACGTCTTCCATCCGTTGCTCACGATCGCCCTCGCTTACACGGGCGTGACCGCCTACCGCTTCCTTTACGAGGATCGCGAGAAGCGCAAGGTGACAGCGATCTTCGGGCAGTACCTGAAGCCCGAGATCGTGACCCAGCTCGCCAGGAAGCGCCGCGGGGTGGAGGACATCATGCGTGGCGGCGAGCGCCGCGACATCACACTGCTGTTCGTCGACGTGCGGGGCTTCACCTCCATGTCGGAGTCGATGGCGGCCGGCGACGTGGTCAACCTCGTCCAGATGTACCTGGACCACCTGAGCGGAATCATCTTCAGCTGGGATGGGACCGTCGATAAATACGTCGGCGACGAGATCGTCGCTTTCTGGAACGCCCCGCGCCTCCAGGAGAACCACGCCCTGCTGGCGGTGCGATGCGCCTATGACCTGATCAACCGGGCACCGGAACTGCAGCAGAGGCTGCTCGCCAAGGGGCTGCCCCCGATTCGTTGGGGCATCGGCATCAACACCGGACCCGCGGTGGTCGGGAACATGGGCTCGCGCAGCCGCATCCAGTACACGGCGCTGGGCGACACCGTCAACACCGCCGCCCGCTTCTGCGCCACCGCCCCGGCCTATCACCTGTTGATCGGCCAGCCCACCTACGACCTGTGCCAGGACCACATCGCGGTCGACACGGTGCCGGGCGTGGAACTGAAGGGCAAGTCGGCCCAGACCTTCCGGATCTACCGCGTCACCGCCATCCGCGAGACCCCGACCTCGCCCTGGGTCCCGTTCCCGACGGACATGGCGACCCAGGCACACCAGGCGTTCACGCAGCAGTACGCGCAGCAAGCGGTCATCGCGGCCGGCAGCTCGGGATCGGGCGACATCCGCGCCGGCGAGGCTGCCGGGCAGGCGCCGGCCGGCCAGGGGCCGCCTGCCGGCTAGGTTCTCGCGCCGGGGCGGCTGGCGGGGTTGGGGTCGACCTCAGCGCCGACCTCCAAACAACCTGGCCAGGCTATGGTGTTTTGGCGACGTTGAACCCATAATCGGGCCGCAGCCCGCCACCGATTAGGAGGAGAGAGCCCATGTCGCAGATGCCACCCCCGCCCCCCGGACAGCCTGCCCCCATGGGTGGGACGCCGGGCGGCGCGGGGAGCAACAAAAAGACCTTCACCATCCTCGCCTACGTCCTGGGCTGGATCGGTGGGCTGATCTTCCTTTTCGTCGGCAAAGACGACCCTGACGTCAAGTGGAATGCCGCCCAGTCGATCATCATCTTCGGCGGGCTCTCGATCATCATCTTCATCGTCGGGTTGATCCCAGTCGTCCAGCTCTTGGTGATCCCGTTGTGGCTGGTCGGTTTCATCTTCTGGGTCATCTTCCTCATTCAGTCCCTGCAGGGCACGGGGCAGCGGATCCCGGCCCCCGGCCTCAGCAGCTTCTTGAACCCATACGTCGACCAGCTGGCCAATTCCGTCAAGTAATCGCCGCGCGGCTCGCCAAAGGCCTCGCTCCGCGGGGCCTTTTCTTGGTTTACAGCTTGGCCATCTGGTCGAGCGCGCGCTCAACTCCCAGGCGCAGCTGGTCCCGCTCTTCGCGCATCAACCCGGCTTCGGCTCGAGTCGACGCCAGCTGATACCTGAGCCTTTCGACCTCCGCCTGGAGCTCACGCAGTCGCGGGTCGGGGCCGTCGGCGCCTGACTTCGCCTCCGCCAGCTCGATCCGCAAGCGCTCGACCGCGACCTTCAGCTCTCGCCGTTCCGCAAGCAGTTCCTGGACCAGCGACTCAGACGGCTTGGCCGGCTCTTTCGACATAGCGACACAGACCGGGTTGGAACTCCCGCAGCCGCAGATGCTCCATCTCGCCGCGCAAATAGCGCGCCTTGATCCCGAGGCCCTTGATCCCTTTGGCGTCCTCGAAAGGAAAGCGGTAGAGCTTGCCC of the bacterium genome contains:
- a CDS encoding adenylate/guanylate cyclase domain-containing protein codes for the protein MIRPPVGRHLRYWYTYRTAVAGVIALALSAAVSWLYTQQIACDAHTGCVVNVSVHPEDRFAGQTDPGNGVVIVGIDNRSVQTIGQYPVPRDVYATALRNLEIDGATVVAFDVNFPDRRDPATDGLFAQALAGSAIPVVLSYSAQDTLIGDGRLIQTSPNSEPPGIDEIPLKEFRCTDTNPDPSAPCRHPDPNVILASTDLVLDADGVVRRIPLFVQPACFATGACDSQVINSFGVAAYGAASLGTDFKSTSLQHSGGSATFGAAWSIPVDQTGSIWINFSGPPGNFKKYGHYIPLADVVNGTASPDAIRGRIVLVGYYQLTGVNDQQLVTTSAGSNGTQPMAGVEIHANVVRMLLGAVPAAAAGSAFLTPEPPILIFMTILGLGLLMALAVARLSILWGLLATVVAMAVFTSAVAYLAANHSFVPDVFHPLLTIALAYTGVTAYRFLYEDREKRKVTAIFGQYLKPEIVTQLARKRRGVEDIMRGGERRDITLLFVDVRGFTSMSESMAAGDVVNLVQMYLDHLSGIIFSWDGTVDKYVGDEIVAFWNAPRLQENHALLAVRCAYDLINRAPELQQRLLAKGLPPIRWGIGINTGPAVVGNMGSRSRIQYTALGDTVNTAARFCATAPAYHLLIGQPTYDLCQDHIAVDTVPGVELKGKSAQTFRIYRVTAIRETPTSPWVPFPTDMATQAHQAFTQQYAQQAVIAAGSSGSGDIRAGEAAGQAPAGQGPPAG